Below is a window of Pseudarthrobacter equi DNA.
TAGAACGTGGCCTTAGCCACCCCCGCACGCAAAATCAGCTCATTTACGCCAACATCGCGAATGCTGCGCTGCGCGAACAGCTCATCAGCGGCAGCCAAAATACGCTCCCGCGCACCAACCTGCATGGGCCGTGAACGGGCATCGGCGCCTATCGGGTCAGCCACAGAGCTGTTTGCGTTTACCATCCCCGCAGACACTACACCAAAACCAGACAGACCGGTCTGTCTGGTCCAAGACCTACTACGCAAGCGGACGACGGCGGGAACCTCCCGCCGTCGTCCGCTGCTGTTTGGCGTGGCCTACTTCAGCGCCCCCTCCCGCACTGCCGCCGGCGTGAACGCTGCACCCGCACCCGGGAATACCGGCACGTCGATCCGGGCGTGGGTGTGGATTTCGGTGACCGAGGCCTTGGTGTGCCGGGCGATCTCGTCCATGGTGGTCACCCACATGCCGTCCATGCCCTTCACCCGTTCGATGAGCTGATCCAGGGCCACGGCTTTGGAGGGCCGGCCGGAGATGAACGGGTGGTTGGTGAGGACGAAGCAGCTGCCCTGCGAGTGGTGGGCTTCAGCCTCGAGCGTCCACATTTCAAGGACCTTGGCGGGGCTTTCGATGACGCCGCTGCCGGTGACTCCCGGGTAGAAGGCGTACTGCTCCCAGTCGTCCAGCGTCCAGTCCACGGGGATCTCCACGATGTCCCGGGGATCGTCGGCGGCGACGGCGAAGCGGTAGGGGGCGTCGCCGTCGAGCAGGCTCGAATCGTAGAGGAACCCGCGGTCTGCCAG
It encodes the following:
- a CDS encoding polysaccharide deacetylase family protein; this translates as MNQPAIADLLHPITWPEGFKAAASFTFDVDAESCTIAHDPISTRRMSLMTHQSYGPKVAVPRLLKILERQDIRATFFIPGFTAESYPDIVRQIVDGGHEVGHHGYLHEPMQGIDAATEASYMDRGLDALAKVAGVRPVGYRAPWWELNWHSPGLLADRGFLYDSSLLDGDAPYRFAVAADDPRDIVEIPVDWTLDDWEQYAFYPGVTGSGVIESPAKVLEMWTLEAEAHHSQGSCFVLTNHPFISGRPSKAVALDQLIERVKGMDGMWVTTMDEIARHTKASVTEIHTHARIDVPVFPGAGAAFTPAAVREGALK